A genomic window from Elaeis guineensis isolate ETL-2024a chromosome 3, EG11, whole genome shotgun sequence includes:
- the LOC105040905 gene encoding protein ELC-like encodes MADARQLHQYLAAALSHRGLGALPYAEDDRWLIRHHLVSMIDAFPSLRPSVATFTYNDGRNAILLRSEGTIPTSGGHLPVSIWLLEPYPHVPPAVFLSPVRGTLIRPGHAHVDPSGAVDATYLRSWRFPASNLAELVHSLSLLFSLDPPLCTNPKPKNEPVEVKWILEKVQRDLAGREAEMEVLLGVQAELKRRKQAIARGTRELEEERDNSEQELQVIRMNTDVMESWAWETKGKIRRWKGRAVGFDDVFEPSDVNSRQMMECTAMDLALEDTIYALDRAATEGCVPSQVYLKHVRALSREQFFHRSMGFEVRSMAARAPHDAS; translated from the coding sequence ATGGCGGACGCGCGGCAACTGCACCAGTACCTGGCCGCCGCCCTCTCACACCGCGGCCTAGGAGCGCTGCCCTACGCGGAGGACGACCGGTGGTTGATCCGCCACCACCTGGTCTCTATGATCGACGCCTTTCCTTCCCTCCGCCCCTCCGTCGCCACCTTCACCTATAACGACGGCCGCAACGCCATCCTCCTCCGCTCCGAGGGCACCATCCCCACCTCCGGCGGCCACCTCCCGGTCTCCATCTGGCTCCTCGAGCCCTACCCCCACGTTCCCCCCGCTGTCTTCCTCTCTCCCGTCCGCGGCACGCTCATAAGGCCCGGCCACGCCCACGTGGACCCCTCCGGTGCCGTCGACGCCACCTACCTCCGCTCCTGGCGCTTCCCCGCCTCCAACCTGGCCGAGCTCGTCCActccctctccctcctctttAGCCTCGATCCACCCCTCTGCACCAACCCCAAGCCCAAGAATGAGCCGGTGGAAGTGAAATGGATCTTGGAGAAGGTACAGCGGGACCTCGCCGGCCGGGAGGCGGAGATGGAGGTGCTTcttggagtccaggcggagctgaaGCGAAGAAAACAGGCGATCGCGCGTGGAACGAGGGAATTGGAGGAAGAGAGGGACAATTCGGAGCAGGAGCTTCAGGTGATTCGAATGAACACCGATGTGATGGAGAGTTGGGCGTGGGAGACCAAGGGCAAGATTCGGAGATGGAAGGGCAGGGCAGTTGGCTTTGATGATGTATTCGAGCCGTCTGATGTGAATTCGAGGCAGATGATGGAGTGCACGGCGATGGATCTGGCGCTGGAGGACACCATTTACGCGTTGGATCGCGCTGCGACCGAGGGATGTGTGCCTTCCCAGGTGTACTTAAAACATGTGAGGGCACTGTCCAGAGAGCAGTTCTTCCACCGGAGCATGGGATTCGAGGTCCGAAGCATGGCAGCAAGGGCTCCGCATGATGCTTCATAG